From one Nilaparvata lugens isolate BPH chromosome 2, ASM1435652v1, whole genome shotgun sequence genomic stretch:
- the LOC111045152 gene encoding venom allergen 5.02-like isoform X3, with translation MVLSTIFYSRLLFVMSIVIAVTLTIISKIVMDKLFGPQYYTNESQGNTNVQNSSETVCKGHTSCIEDNDSQQGEKNNQRIIVNTHNRLRATVALGQLESQPPAQNMQLMNWDSKLASRAQFWADQHMFKHDDDRGENIGQNMYIVHYGGPHTKRHHNFTKVIISWYGEHVFYRYKKLQKGDSNDRRTQTGHFTQVVWANTNKVGCGFASFLENKQDQILYVCNYAPSGNYKEEYPYIKGEPDCKAHGMMNSNIKGLCTNS, from the exons ATGGTTTTATCAACGATATTTTACTCTCGCCTGCTGTTTGTGATGTCCATAGTCATAGCCGTCACATTGACTATAATAAGTAAGATTGTCATGGACAAATTGTTCGGTCCTCAATATTATACTAATGAGAGTCAAG GTAACACAAATGTACAGAATAGTTCAGAAACCGTTTGTAAGGGCCATACAAGTTGTATAGAGGATAATGACTCACAACAAGGAGAGAAAAATAACCAGAGAATAATTGTCAATACCCACAACAGATTGAGAGCAACAGTTGCACTTGGTCAGCTTGAGAGTCAGCCACCAGCTCAAAACATGCAGTTGATG AATTGGGATAGCAAACTAGCTTCAAGAGCACAGTTTTGGGCCGACCAACACATGTTTAAGCACGATGATGATAGGGGCGAAA ATATTGGTCAAAACATGTATATTGTTCATTATGGAGGTCCACATACCAAACGGCATCATAACTTCACTAAAGTCATAATAAGCTGGTATGGAGAGCATGTCTtctacagatataaaaagcttcaGAAAGGAGACTCCAACGATCGGCGAACTCAAACAGGTCATTTTACTCAG GTGGTGTGGGCCAACACCAACAAAGTTGGATGTGGATTTGCCAGCTTTTTAGAGAATAAACAAGACCAGATTCTGTACGTGTGCAATTATGCACCATC AGGTAATTATAAAGAAGAGTATCCGTACATCAAAGGTGAACCTGATTGCAAAGCGCATGGAATGATGAACAGTAATATAAAAGGACTTTGTACGAATTCATAA
- the LOC111045152 gene encoding venom allergen 5.02-like isoform X5: MVLSTIFYSRLLFVMSIVIAVTLTIISKIVMDKLFGPQYYTNESQGTGNTNVQNSSETVCKGHTSCIEDNDSQQGEKNNQRIIVNTHNRLRATVALGQLESQPPAQNMQLMNWDSKLASRAQFWADQHMFKHDDDRGENIGQNMYIVHYGGPHTKRHHNFTKVIISWYGEHVFYRYKKLQKGDSNDRRTQTGHFTQVVWANTNKVGCGFASFLENKQDQILGNYKEEYPYIKGEPDCKAHGMMNSNIKGLCTNS, from the exons ATGGTTTTATCAACGATATTTTACTCTCGCCTGCTGTTTGTGATGTCCATAGTCATAGCCGTCACATTGACTATAATAAGTAAGATTGTCATGGACAAATTGTTCGGTCCTCAATATTATACTAATGAGAGTCAAGGTA CAGGTAACACAAATGTACAGAATAGTTCAGAAACCGTTTGTAAGGGCCATACAAGTTGTATAGAGGATAATGACTCACAACAAGGAGAGAAAAATAACCAGAGAATAATTGTCAATACCCACAACAGATTGAGAGCAACAGTTGCACTTGGTCAGCTTGAGAGTCAGCCACCAGCTCAAAACATGCAGTTGATG AATTGGGATAGCAAACTAGCTTCAAGAGCACAGTTTTGGGCCGACCAACACATGTTTAAGCACGATGATGATAGGGGCGAAA ATATTGGTCAAAACATGTATATTGTTCATTATGGAGGTCCACATACCAAACGGCATCATAACTTCACTAAAGTCATAATAAGCTGGTATGGAGAGCATGTCTtctacagatataaaaagcttcaGAAAGGAGACTCCAACGATCGGCGAACTCAAACAGGTCATTTTACTCAG GTGGTGTGGGCCAACACCAACAAAGTTGGATGTGGATTTGCCAGCTTTTTAGAGAATAAACAAGACCAGATTCT AGGTAATTATAAAGAAGAGTATCCGTACATCAAAGGTGAACCTGATTGCAAAGCGCATGGAATGATGAACAGTAATATAAAAGGACTTTGTACGAATTCAT AG
- the LOC111045152 gene encoding venom allergen 5.02-like isoform X2, producing the protein MVLSTIFYSRLLFVMSIVIAVTLTIISKIVMDKLFGPQYYTNESQGTGNTNVQNSSETVCKGHTSCIEDNDSQQGEKNNQRIIVNTHNRLRATVALGQLESQPPAQNMQLMNWDSKLASRAQFWADQHMFKHDDDRGENIGQNMYIVHYGGPHTKRHHNFTKVIISWYGEHVFYRYKKLQKGDSNDRRTQTGHFTQVVWANTNKVGCGFASFLENKQDQILYVCNYAPSGNYKEEYPYIKGEPDCKAHGMMNSNIKGLCTNS; encoded by the exons ATGGTTTTATCAACGATATTTTACTCTCGCCTGCTGTTTGTGATGTCCATAGTCATAGCCGTCACATTGACTATAATAAGTAAGATTGTCATGGACAAATTGTTCGGTCCTCAATATTATACTAATGAGAGTCAAGGTA CAGGTAACACAAATGTACAGAATAGTTCAGAAACCGTTTGTAAGGGCCATACAAGTTGTATAGAGGATAATGACTCACAACAAGGAGAGAAAAATAACCAGAGAATAATTGTCAATACCCACAACAGATTGAGAGCAACAGTTGCACTTGGTCAGCTTGAGAGTCAGCCACCAGCTCAAAACATGCAGTTGATG AATTGGGATAGCAAACTAGCTTCAAGAGCACAGTTTTGGGCCGACCAACACATGTTTAAGCACGATGATGATAGGGGCGAAA ATATTGGTCAAAACATGTATATTGTTCATTATGGAGGTCCACATACCAAACGGCATCATAACTTCACTAAAGTCATAATAAGCTGGTATGGAGAGCATGTCTtctacagatataaaaagcttcaGAAAGGAGACTCCAACGATCGGCGAACTCAAACAGGTCATTTTACTCAG GTGGTGTGGGCCAACACCAACAAAGTTGGATGTGGATTTGCCAGCTTTTTAGAGAATAAACAAGACCAGATTCTGTACGTGTGCAATTATGCACCATC AGGTAATTATAAAGAAGAGTATCCGTACATCAAAGGTGAACCTGATTGCAAAGCGCATGGAATGATGAACAGTAATATAAAAGGACTTTGTACGAATTCAT AG
- the LOC111045152 gene encoding venom allergen 5.02-like isoform X4, with amino-acid sequence MVLSTIFYSRLLFVMSIVIAVTLTIISKIVMDKLFGPQYYTNESQGTGNTNVQNSSETVCKGHTSCIEDNDSQQGEKNNQRIIVNTHNRLRATVALGQLESQPPAQNMQLMNWDSKLASRAQFWADQHMFKHDDDRGENIGQNMYIVHYGGPHTKRHHNFTKVIISWYGEHVFYRYKKLQKGDSNDRRTQTGHFTQVVWANTNKVGCGFASFLENKQDQILGNYKEEYPYIKGEPDCKAHGMMNSNIKGLCTNS; translated from the exons ATGGTTTTATCAACGATATTTTACTCTCGCCTGCTGTTTGTGATGTCCATAGTCATAGCCGTCACATTGACTATAATAAGTAAGATTGTCATGGACAAATTGTTCGGTCCTCAATATTATACTAATGAGAGTCAAGGTA CAGGTAACACAAATGTACAGAATAGTTCAGAAACCGTTTGTAAGGGCCATACAAGTTGTATAGAGGATAATGACTCACAACAAGGAGAGAAAAATAACCAGAGAATAATTGTCAATACCCACAACAGATTGAGAGCAACAGTTGCACTTGGTCAGCTTGAGAGTCAGCCACCAGCTCAAAACATGCAGTTGATG AATTGGGATAGCAAACTAGCTTCAAGAGCACAGTTTTGGGCCGACCAACACATGTTTAAGCACGATGATGATAGGGGCGAAA ATATTGGTCAAAACATGTATATTGTTCATTATGGAGGTCCACATACCAAACGGCATCATAACTTCACTAAAGTCATAATAAGCTGGTATGGAGAGCATGTCTtctacagatataaaaagcttcaGAAAGGAGACTCCAACGATCGGCGAACTCAAACAGGTCATTTTACTCAG GTGGTGTGGGCCAACACCAACAAAGTTGGATGTGGATTTGCCAGCTTTTTAGAGAATAAACAAGACCAGATTCT AGGTAATTATAAAGAAGAGTATCCGTACATCAAAGGTGAACCTGATTGCAAAGCGCATGGAATGATGAACAGTAATATAAAAGGACTTTGTACGAATTCATAA
- the LOC111045152 gene encoding venom allergen 5.02-like isoform X1 codes for MVLSTIFYSRLLFVMSIVIAVTLTIISKIVMDKLFGPQYYTNESQGTGNTNVQNSSETVCKGHTSCIEDNDSQQGEKNNQRIIVNTHNRLRATVALGQLESQPPAQNMQLMNWDSKLASRAQFWADQHMFKHDDDRGENIGQNMYIVHYGGPHTKRHHNFTKVIISWYGEHVFYRYKKLQKGDSNDRRTQTGHFTQVVWANTNKVGCGFASFLENKQDQILYVCNYAPSGNYKEEYPYIKGEPDCKAHGMMNSNIKGLCTNS; via the exons ATGGTTTTATCAACGATATTTTACTCTCGCCTGCTGTTTGTGATGTCCATAGTCATAGCCGTCACATTGACTATAATAAGTAAGATTGTCATGGACAAATTGTTCGGTCCTCAATATTATACTAATGAGAGTCAAGGTA CAGGTAACACAAATGTACAGAATAGTTCAGAAACCGTTTGTAAGGGCCATACAAGTTGTATAGAGGATAATGACTCACAACAAGGAGAGAAAAATAACCAGAGAATAATTGTCAATACCCACAACAGATTGAGAGCAACAGTTGCACTTGGTCAGCTTGAGAGTCAGCCACCAGCTCAAAACATGCAGTTGATG AATTGGGATAGCAAACTAGCTTCAAGAGCACAGTTTTGGGCCGACCAACACATGTTTAAGCACGATGATGATAGGGGCGAAA ATATTGGTCAAAACATGTATATTGTTCATTATGGAGGTCCACATACCAAACGGCATCATAACTTCACTAAAGTCATAATAAGCTGGTATGGAGAGCATGTCTtctacagatataaaaagcttcaGAAAGGAGACTCCAACGATCGGCGAACTCAAACAGGTCATTTTACTCAG GTGGTGTGGGCCAACACCAACAAAGTTGGATGTGGATTTGCCAGCTTTTTAGAGAATAAACAAGACCAGATTCTGTACGTGTGCAATTATGCACCATC AGGTAATTATAAAGAAGAGTATCCGTACATCAAAGGTGAACCTGATTGCAAAGCGCATGGAATGATGAACAGTAATATAAAAGGACTTTGTACGAATTCATAA